The proteins below are encoded in one region of Pseudonocardia sp. DSM 110487:
- a CDS encoding ectoine synthase: MIVRTLEEITDTERDVKTEHWRSKRIVLAGDGVGFSLHETVLDAGSINDFWYANHIEAVWVIEGEGELTDKDNGVTYQLGPGSVYVLNGHEHHQLRPRTRMRTVCVFNPPVTGREVHDENGVYPLIVEPAPDGLGTTAEAS; this comes from the coding sequence GTGATCGTCCGCACGCTCGAGGAGATCACCGACACCGAGCGCGACGTCAAGACCGAGCACTGGCGCAGCAAGCGCATCGTGCTCGCCGGCGACGGCGTCGGGTTCTCGTTGCACGAGACCGTGCTCGACGCCGGTTCGATCAACGACTTCTGGTACGCCAACCACATCGAGGCCGTCTGGGTCATCGAGGGCGAAGGCGAGCTCACCGACAAGGACAACGGCGTCACCTACCAGCTCGGCCCTGGCTCCGTCTACGTCCTGAACGGCCACGAGCACCACCAGCTGCGCCCGCGCACGCGGATGCGCACGGTGTGCGTGTTCAACCCGCCCGTGACCGGGCGCGAGGTGCACGACGAGAACGGCGTGTACCCGCTGATCGTCGAGCCAGCGCCCGACGGATTGGGCACGACGGCGGAGGCCTCCTGA
- a CDS encoding AMP-binding protein — protein sequence MNQEWLEGLVLGDVLRSRAETHGKAAFLKFRDGELSFVDVDVAADRYANGFAAEGVGRGDHVAVMLPNCPEFVPVIVALARIGAVAVPVNTAYRGELLRHVLDSADVSTLLIDAEYADRLPAVLPAVPDPIRVIVRGQEPSLAVLADGAIPMSRLLAHGAEPVPSGARFSDLQAIMYTSGTTGRSKGAMVPHALALACAYDSLDFLDRWGKTTYCPLPLFHAAGLWDGVFSSLLSGSPIGIVERFSASRFWDDVRYFDAQVTMSVFAMIPILLSAPPGPRDHDHPLETFYMGKSALDAPLLERFGVRSAETYTSTEVGIATGSAYGQWRLGSMGQAHSERFEVAVVDEDDREVPAGEPGELVVRPKQPFVITTGYYGMPAATAKAFRNMWFHTGDRAWRDDDGYFYFLDRIADAIRRRGENISAFDIECEVNLHPDVVESAAFGVPSELGEEDVKLAVVRTPGADLSAAELVAYCAAKLPSFMVPRYIEFVGELPRTPTDKVAKHTLRAMGDQGITPGTWDRERAAPSTRVSQASAAAEATPGRTA from the coding sequence TTGAACCAGGAGTGGCTCGAGGGTCTCGTACTCGGTGACGTGCTCAGGTCGCGCGCCGAGACCCACGGGAAGGCGGCGTTCCTGAAGTTCCGCGACGGCGAGCTGTCCTTCGTCGACGTGGACGTCGCCGCCGACAGGTACGCCAACGGGTTCGCCGCCGAGGGTGTTGGCCGCGGCGACCACGTGGCGGTGATGCTGCCGAACTGCCCCGAGTTCGTGCCGGTGATCGTCGCGCTCGCGCGCATCGGCGCGGTCGCGGTGCCGGTGAACACGGCGTACCGCGGGGAGCTGCTCCGGCACGTGCTGGACAGCGCGGACGTCTCCACGCTGCTGATCGACGCCGAGTACGCCGACCGCCTACCGGCGGTGCTTCCTGCTGTGCCGGATCCGATCCGCGTGATCGTCCGCGGGCAGGAGCCGTCGCTCGCGGTGCTCGCCGACGGCGCGATCCCGATGTCACGCCTGCTGGCGCACGGGGCCGAGCCGGTCCCGAGCGGTGCGCGGTTCTCCGACCTGCAGGCGATCATGTACACGTCCGGCACCACGGGGCGCTCCAAAGGAGCGATGGTGCCGCACGCGCTGGCCCTCGCCTGTGCGTACGACTCGCTGGACTTCCTCGACCGGTGGGGAAAGACCACGTACTGCCCGCTGCCGCTCTTCCACGCGGCAGGGCTGTGGGACGGGGTGTTCTCCTCGTTGCTGTCCGGGAGCCCGATCGGCATCGTCGAGCGCTTCAGCGCATCGCGGTTCTGGGACGACGTGCGGTACTTCGACGCGCAGGTCACCATGAGCGTGTTCGCGATGATCCCGATCCTGCTGAGCGCGCCGCCGGGACCACGGGACCACGACCACCCGCTCGAGACGTTCTACATGGGCAAGTCCGCGCTGGACGCGCCCCTGCTGGAACGCTTCGGCGTCCGGTCGGCGGAGACCTACACCAGCACCGAGGTCGGCATCGCGACCGGCAGCGCGTACGGGCAGTGGCGCCTCGGATCGATGGGGCAGGCCCACTCCGAGCGGTTCGAGGTGGCCGTCGTCGACGAGGACGACCGCGAGGTCCCTGCCGGCGAGCCGGGCGAGCTCGTGGTGCGGCCCAAGCAGCCGTTCGTGATCACCACCGGCTACTACGGCATGCCGGCGGCCACCGCGAAGGCGTTCCGGAACATGTGGTTCCACACCGGCGACCGCGCATGGCGCGACGACGACGGCTACTTCTACTTCCTCGACCGGATCGCCGACGCCATCCGCAGGCGCGGGGAGAACATCTCGGCGTTCGACATCGAGTGCGAGGTGAACCTGCACCCGGATGTCGTCGAGTCCGCGGCCTTCGGCGTGCCGTCCGAGCTGGGCGAGGAGGACGTGAAGCTGGCGGTCGTGCGGACCCCCGGCGCCGACCTGTCGGCCGCCGAGCTCGTCGCGTACTGCGCCGCCAAGCTGCCGTCGTTCATGGTGCCGCGCTACATCGAGTTCGTCGGCGAGCTGCCCCGCACCCCCACCGACAAGGTCGCCAAGCACACACTGCGGGCGATGGGTGACCAGGGCATCACGCCGGGTACGTGGGACCGCGAGCGCGCCGCGCCGAGCACGCGGGTGAGCCAGGCATCCGCCGCTGCGGAGGCGACGCCGGGAAGGACGGCATGA
- the ectB gene encoding diaminobutyrate--2-oxoglutarate transaminase, giving the protein METTVFDDLESEVRSYCRSWPVVFDTARGSRITDIDGHSYLDFFAGAGALNYGHNPPALKAPLMEYLARDGITHGLDMYTVAKGEFLRTFEELVLKPRGLDYKVQFPGPTGANTVESALKLARKITGRESMINFTNGFHGMTLGALSVTGNSMKRGGAGVPLVHATPMPFDNYFDGTVPDFLWFEKLLGDAGSGLNEPAGVIVETVQGEGGINPARVEWLQGLEDLCRRHGMILIVDDVQMGVGRTGPFFSFEAAGIRPDIVCLSKSISGYGLPMALTLIKPELDQWGPGEHNGTFRGHNPAFVTATAALREYWSDDTLERSTIAKGERVGAALAEVAADSESVELTPKGRGLARGLSFSQPELAAKACAAAFERGLIIETAGPTDEVMKLMPPLTITDAELEEGLGLVAESVRAVTEGMSA; this is encoded by the coding sequence GTGGAAACGACCGTTTTCGACGACCTGGAGTCCGAGGTCCGCAGTTACTGCCGGAGTTGGCCGGTGGTGTTCGACACCGCCCGCGGATCTCGAATTACAGATATCGACGGCCACAGCTATCTCGATTTCTTCGCCGGTGCCGGCGCACTGAACTACGGGCACAATCCGCCGGCGCTGAAAGCGCCGCTCATGGAGTACCTCGCGCGCGACGGCATCACCCACGGCCTCGACATGTACACCGTGGCCAAGGGTGAGTTCCTGCGGACGTTCGAGGAACTCGTGCTGAAACCGCGCGGGCTCGACTACAAGGTCCAGTTCCCGGGGCCGACCGGAGCCAACACCGTCGAGTCGGCGCTGAAGCTCGCGCGCAAGATCACCGGCCGGGAGTCGATGATCAACTTTACGAACGGGTTCCACGGCATGACGCTGGGCGCCCTGTCCGTCACCGGGAACTCGATGAAACGCGGTGGGGCGGGCGTGCCGCTCGTGCACGCCACCCCGATGCCGTTCGACAACTACTTCGACGGCACGGTGCCGGATTTCCTCTGGTTCGAGAAGCTGCTCGGCGACGCGGGCAGCGGCCTGAACGAGCCCGCAGGCGTCATCGTGGAGACCGTGCAGGGCGAGGGCGGCATCAACCCGGCCCGCGTCGAGTGGCTGCAGGGGCTGGAAGACCTGTGCCGGCGCCACGGCATGATCTTGATCGTCGACGACGTGCAGATGGGCGTCGGGCGCACCGGGCCCTTCTTCTCGTTCGAGGCGGCCGGCATCCGGCCCGACATCGTCTGCCTGTCCAAGTCGATCAGCGGCTACGGCCTGCCCATGGCCCTCACGCTCATCAAACCCGAGCTCGACCAGTGGGGACCCGGCGAGCACAACGGCACGTTCCGCGGGCACAACCCGGCGTTCGTCACCGCCACCGCCGCCCTGCGCGAATACTGGAGCGACGACACCCTCGAACGCTCCACCATCGCCAAGGGGGAGCGCGTTGGCGCCGCCCTCGCGGAGGTGGCGGCGGACTCGGAGAGCGTGGAGCTCACCCCGAAGGGCCGCGGCCTGGCCCGCGGACTGTCCTTCTCCCAGCCCGAGCTCGCCGCGAAGGCGTGCGCCGCGGCGTTCGAGCGGGGCCTGATCATCGAGACTGCCGGCCCCACCGACGAGGTCATGAAGCTCATGCCGCCGCTCACGATCACCGACGCGGAGCTGGAGGAGGGGCTGGGGCTGGTTGCCGAATCCGTCCGAGCCGTCACCGAAGGGATGTCCGCGTGA
- the ectA gene encoding diaminobutyrate acetyltransferase yields MTDPGHPVIGGPVSRLLSSWDMAAPVESPDRARSNIGERLTIGRPEVSDGVACWRLAEATGVLDVNSRYAYLLWCRDFAATSVVARHDGQVVGFVTGFRRPEEPSTLVVWQVGVDAAARGQGVAAAMLDALFDRVPGVDHLEATVTPDNTGSVALFSRFAERRDASVRHSELFDAELLGDGHPPEILFRIGPVRR; encoded by the coding sequence TTGACCGATCCGGGCCACCCCGTGATCGGCGGGCCGGTTTCTCGCCTGTTAAGTTCTTGGGACATGGCCGCACCCGTTGAATCCCCCGACCGTGCACGCTCAAACATCGGGGAACGGCTGACGATCGGTCGCCCCGAGGTCTCGGACGGTGTCGCGTGCTGGCGCCTGGCCGAGGCCACCGGGGTTCTCGATGTGAACTCCCGATACGCCTACCTGTTGTGGTGCCGTGATTTCGCCGCCACCTCGGTGGTGGCGCGCCACGACGGGCAGGTGGTCGGGTTCGTCACCGGGTTCCGTCGACCCGAGGAGCCGTCCACCCTGGTCGTATGGCAGGTCGGCGTGGATGCCGCGGCGCGCGGGCAAGGCGTGGCGGCGGCGATGCTCGACGCCCTGTTCGACCGCGTACCTGGAGTAGATCACCTCGAGGCCACCGTCACGCCCGACAACACGGGGTCCGTCGCGCTCTTCAGTCGATTCGCTGAGCGGCGGGACGCTTCTGTGCGTCACAGCGAGCTGTTCGATGCAGAGCTGCTCGGCGACGGACACCCACCAGAGATCTTGTTCCGGATCGGACCGGTCCGCCGCTGA
- a CDS encoding enoyl-CoA hydratase/isomerase family protein, whose product MTEGLDVVVKDRVCWITLDRPKKLNSLTPEMMHGLRKVFTDIDDDPEVCVAVLQGAGEKGFCAGMDLDWSESLTKADRIEQGRLGEKTFAMMERLSIPVFAAVRGYAVGGGLELALAADFIVCADNAKMGLVEITLSARPPHQPKFMDGKEDPDQPEVGGSAPGWGGLKRLPARVGMARAKEMLFTGVTLDAQRALQIGLVNDVFPTDEFDEKVAALAERIGAMNRYNLRLVKELVTAGYDWIEPHPS is encoded by the coding sequence ATGACCGAAGGACTGGACGTCGTCGTCAAGGACCGCGTCTGCTGGATCACGCTCGACCGGCCGAAGAAGCTCAACTCCCTGACCCCGGAGATGATGCACGGCCTGCGCAAGGTCTTCACCGACATCGACGACGACCCCGAGGTCTGCGTCGCGGTGCTGCAGGGCGCAGGCGAGAAGGGGTTCTGCGCCGGCATGGACCTCGACTGGTCGGAGTCGCTCACCAAGGCCGACCGGATCGAGCAGGGCCGCCTCGGCGAGAAGACGTTCGCGATGATGGAGCGGCTCTCCATCCCGGTGTTCGCCGCGGTGCGCGGCTACGCCGTCGGCGGCGGGCTCGAGCTGGCGCTCGCCGCGGACTTCATCGTCTGCGCTGACAACGCGAAGATGGGGCTGGTGGAGATCACCCTCTCCGCCCGGCCGCCGCACCAGCCGAAGTTCATGGATGGCAAGGAAGACCCCGACCAGCCCGAGGTGGGCGGAAGCGCGCCCGGCTGGGGCGGGCTCAAGCGGCTGCCCGCCCGTGTCGGCATGGCACGGGCCAAGGAGATGCTCTTCACCGGCGTCACCCTCGACGCGCAGCGGGCCCTGCAGATCGGCCTGGTCAACGACGTGTTCCCGACCGACGAGTTCGACGAGAAGGTGGCCGCGCTCGCCGAACGGATCGGGGCGATGAACCGGTACAACCTGCGCCTCGTCAAGGAGCTGGTCACCGCAGGCTACGACTGGATCGAGCCGCACCCCAGC
- a CDS encoding acyl-CoA dehydrogenase family protein: MNWEDTPDQAAFREEVRAFVRDRFPAAYTPDPDAEQSLEPEDVWGYNWPVDRNSADLARKEGALEWAAALAERGWIAPHWPVEYGGAGLSAMEEFILHEEMMRARVPTVNGIGAFLLGPTLLAHGTDEQRAEHLPPIARGERAWAQGFSEPGAGSDLASLRTRAVRDGDHYVVDGQKLWTSLGHNADWLFVLVRTDPDAAPKHRGITFLLVDVNTPGVTIRPIRDIRGDAPFSEIFFEGARVPVANRVGEENRGWYVAMDALSFERAGIGATIKYEQAIARLVEHIGTPEGREHLREGWERGARQEIARRYVEMRVLYNIARYSVTNPVPGYEASVNQLFSAELHQRLARTGAHVFGRHGLLWQRRDAPLGAAFTHMRMDSVAATFLGGASEIQRNVIATRGLGLPRS, translated from the coding sequence ATGAACTGGGAAGACACCCCTGATCAGGCGGCGTTCCGCGAGGAGGTGCGCGCGTTCGTCCGCGACCGGTTCCCGGCCGCGTACACGCCGGACCCGGACGCCGAGCAGAGCCTCGAGCCGGAGGACGTCTGGGGCTACAACTGGCCGGTCGACCGCAACAGTGCGGACCTCGCTCGCAAGGAGGGGGCCCTGGAATGGGCCGCGGCGCTGGCGGAACGCGGCTGGATCGCGCCGCACTGGCCCGTGGAGTACGGCGGTGCCGGCCTGTCGGCGATGGAGGAGTTCATCCTCCACGAGGAGATGATGCGGGCGCGGGTGCCGACCGTGAACGGCATCGGCGCGTTCCTGCTCGGCCCCACCCTGCTCGCCCACGGCACCGACGAGCAGCGCGCCGAGCACCTCCCCCCGATCGCGCGCGGCGAACGCGCATGGGCGCAGGGCTTCTCCGAGCCGGGCGCGGGCTCCGACCTGGCAAGCCTGCGGACGAGGGCCGTGCGGGACGGCGATCACTACGTGGTGGACGGGCAGAAGTTGTGGACCTCGCTCGGCCACAACGCCGACTGGCTGTTCGTACTGGTCCGCACCGACCCGGACGCGGCGCCCAAGCACCGGGGGATCACGTTCCTGCTCGTCGACGTGAACACGCCGGGGGTCACGATCCGGCCGATCCGCGACATCCGCGGCGACGCCCCGTTCTCGGAGATCTTCTTCGAAGGTGCGAGGGTGCCCGTCGCCAACCGCGTGGGCGAGGAGAACCGGGGCTGGTACGTGGCGATGGACGCGCTCAGCTTCGAGCGGGCCGGGATCGGGGCCACGATCAAGTACGAGCAGGCGATCGCCCGCCTCGTCGAGCACATCGGCACGCCGGAGGGGCGGGAGCACCTGCGGGAGGGCTGGGAGCGGGGCGCCCGGCAGGAGATCGCGCGGCGGTACGTCGAGATGCGGGTGCTGTACAACATCGCCCGCTACAGCGTCACCAACCCCGTGCCCGGCTACGAGGCCTCGGTCAACCAGCTCTTCAGCGCCGAGCTGCACCAGCGGCTCGCCCGCACCGGCGCTCACGTGTTCGGTAGGCACGGGCTGCTGTGGCAGCGCCGCGACGCCCCGCTCGGTGCCGCCTTCACCCACATGCGCATGGACTCGGTCGCCGCCACGTTCCTCGGCGGCGCGTCCGAGATCCAGCGCAACGTCATCGCCACCCGCGGCCTGGGCCTGCCGCGTTCGTAG